The DNA sequence TAATTCTTCAAGATACATTAGTCTGGCAACTTTTGCTTCTGTTTTCTTTACTTCTTTTTCTATTTCAGATATACTCTTCCTCATATTTAGTCCTTTTTCTACATTTGGATTAAAAAATTAAAATCATCTGAGTCCTGCCAGACTCAGTGGATTCACCACCTATTTGTCCATTTCCCACCATCTTTATTAAATTTTTATCCCATTTTTTTATCTCCATTTGTTGTTGTTTTTCATATTCTAATTTTTCTTCCTCTTTTATCATCAACACTAAAGCATCTTCAGAATAACTTATGTTTTCATTAAGTTCTAAACCAATTGATCCAACATCTATATAAGCTTTATATTTAGAATTTGTGGAAATATTCATAAAAATATTTATCCATCGCTCTATGAACCATTTGATTGTACTTTCAGAATTAACCAAAGCATTCGAAAGTGAATTTTTTCCTTTTTTCGCATTTTTAAGCATTTTAAACCGTTTATCATACATATATCTATCAACCTCACTACCCACATCATCTATTTTTCTTACTAAATCTTGTCGGTTGGGATTTTTCTGAAATAATTCTCTACAAGACTCCCTAGACCAAAAACAAGCATTTTCAAAAATCACATCAATCAAAAAGATATCTTCCGGATTTACTATTTTTTTTATAAAATATACACTTGCTATCTCCAGTGCTTGCATATATAAACCTTTTCGTATATAATACTGAGATAGTATATAAAATACCATTTGGTATATTATATACCACTATTATTAAATATGTCAAGGATTTTTTTAATATTATGAATATTTCTGACAAAATTAGCTTTATAAGAAAACAATTAAATTTAAATCAAAAGGATTTTGCAAAATTATTAGATGTTACACAAGCAGCTATTAGTCGGTATGAAAAAGGTGATAGAAAACCAGATTTTGCTTTCTTAGAAACATTAATAAAAACTTTAAATATTAATCCTATGTGGCTTTTTCTTGATTATCCAGATATGTATACTAGTATTGAGCTACTTTTTATATCGCAAGAAAATTTAGATTTACTTAAAGATATAAACGCAGCATTAACTCAAAAAGAACTTAATGAAAAACTCACTGAAATTTTAATAGAAGAGATACTATCAAAATTTGAAACATCTGATGAAGAAAAATCACCAATTTATAAATTTTTAGAAGCTCTTAAATTAGAAGGACATATACCTGTCAGACCGTTCTTATTTCTATATTACATTTTTCAGTTCATTCTACAAGATCAAAATAAAGCTTTAATAAAATCTTATAGAAAATATCTTCTTGATATAATATTCTCTTTTAAAACTTTATCATGGAACAATAATCCTGTATTTACTCAAAGAATCAAGAATGAAATATCTGCAAAGTTTGAGCTAGAATTATCTGAAGAAGAGTGTAAAGCTTTAGTTGAAAATGCAAACATAACACTTAAAAAGCTAGAAGGAAAAATGCCAGCGAGCATGATTAAATATCATAGAAATATTAAGCTAAAAGCACTTTTTCCAAGTAAATTCAAAACAAAGTAGTACTCTCAGTGCTATAATATTGGAAATTTTTGAGCCTGTAAACTAAACTGTGTAAATCACCTCCAGCCCATTTAACTACCTTGTATATTTTTCCATAATTTCACTGAAAAATATACAAAGTTGAGGGTAAATTTCACTCCAATTTCTAAGTCCGTTACGATTCCATTTTTCCTGAACCTCCTGAGTTGAGAGATAAAGCACCTTAAAAGCTGCATCAATCGTAGGAAATGAGCCTTTGGATTTTGTGCGTCTTTTAATGCTTGAATTGAGCGATTCAATAGGATTTGTGGTATAAATCAACTTTCTGATCGGCTTAGGATATTTGAAAAAAGTTGCCAGCTCATTCCAGTGATTTGTCCAAGACTGTGTAATATGAGGATACTTATTGCCCCAAATATCATTAAATTCCAAAAGTGCCTCTTGTGCATCTTCTTCAGTAGTTGCTGTATAGATCATTTTTAAATCAGCTGCTACTGCCTTTCTATCCTTCCAAGAGACATAACGAAGTGAACTTCTAATCTGATGGACAATACAACGTTGTATCTCTGCTTTTGGGTAAACAGCCTCAATAGCTTCATTGAAACCGTTAAGTCCGTCTATGGCAAAAATAAGTACATCATCCACACCACGGTTTTTTAGTTCGTTAAGTAGTGAGAGCCAATATTTGCTTGTTTCATTTTCACCAATCCAAATACCTAATATCTCTTTTTTTCCTTCAAGTGTGACTCCTAGCATAATATATGCAGCTATGTTTTTTACAACTCTCTCCACTCTTATTTTGAGCACAGTAGCATCCATAAAGACTATTGGATAGATTGGTTCGAGTGGACGGTTCTGCCACTCTTTTGCTTTCTCTATAATTGTATCGGTGATATTTGAGATTGTTTGTTCTGAAAGTTGATAACCGTAAAGATCATCAAGGTGGTGCTGTATATCTCTGACACTCATCCCTTTAGTATAAAGTGAAAGTATAAGATCTTCACTGCCGTTTAGAAGTGTTTCCCGTTTCTTTACAAGCTGTGGTTCAAAACTTCCATCTCTATCTCGTGGTATTGCAACATCTACATCACCATATTTCGATTTTAGAGTCTTTTTATTTGTACCGTTACGATAGTTGAAGTTATCTGACTTCTGATGCTTCTCGTAACCTAAATGATCATCAAGTTCTACTTCAGTCGCTGTTTGAATTGTTTCTCGAAGAAGAGTTTTAAAATCATCCAATATCCCATCGAGTGAAATCTCTTTGCCTTCTTTTATTTGTCTACGTAGCTCTTCTTTATTTAAAATATCTATCTGTAAATCCTTCAAATAAATTTATCGCTAATAGCAATTTTTAAGCCTATCTGATAAATTAGTTTTTTGGATTTACACAGTTGTTTTTACACCCTCGATAAACCCTATCTTCTTTTATTCCAAATGCTCCCGATTTGAAATATCATTTAAATATTCTTTTAAATCATCATCAATAATATCTTGAATCCATTGTGGTTCTATAATGTGCAAATGAGGTATCCAATATTTAACTATGGGCAGTATCTCCATCTCATGTGTTATCTTAATACTAAACTCCATTGTTCCATCACTATTGAGACACTCAACTATTTGTGTGGAAAGTGGTCTTCGCTTAAAATATTTTGCAGCATTTTCATCAGCATACAATTTTACTTCAAAAGGCTCTGTACTTTTACTAAACCAGATAGATAGAGAGTTTTGAAGTAACTCTTCAAGCTCAGTCTCCACCGCAAAGTGTTTATTCAATCAAATCGGTTGTGAAATATTTTTAAGATAATATTTTCTTAGTTCATCATCTTTTTTTGTAATGAGATACCAAAAGCCCTCATAGTTTGCTATTTTCAAGGGCTGTAAGGTTGTTTTATAAGGCTTTTTACGTTCATTATCATAAATACACTCTATCTCTCTTTTTTCTTTTATGGCTTGTTCTAAGATCTGTATATCTGCTAGTTTATCACTGATATCTTCAATATTGAGTTTTGCATAAATAGGATTAAAATCTTCATTTTTGATTTTTGAGAGAAGTGCATGCGCTCTTGCAGAAAAAGAACCGCCTATGCCCTCTGTGATCTTCTCAAGAATATCCAAGATAATCTCATCTTCTAAAGATCTGCTCTTTTCTATTTTATACCCATCTTGCATCTTCCATTTTTTCTTCTCTTGATAAATTGGAAATGAGACTAAACGCTCATTAAAATCTCTTTGTATGGTTCTTTCACTTGTATTAAACTCTTTTGCAAGTTCTTTCACTGAAAGAGCTTCTCCATCATTTAGTCGTGAAAGAATAGTTGTAAGTCTCGTCAAAATCTTGTCATAGTCGTGTTTATATGCCATTATCTTCTATCCTCATAATTTTGCATATCTTCTTATAATCTTCAATATTATACCCATATATGATTACTTCACATTCAAATGCCACATCTCTATAGAAAAAATTTTTATAAAGTTTTATAACATCAGTTTTATCTAGTCCACCAACACCACAACCCATTAATGGTAAAACTAACTTCATACTATTTGATTTATTTTTAGCATACCAGAGTAGATAATTTTCTATATTTTGTAAAGCTTTTTTAATAATTTCTATCGTTGGATTTTTCTTATTATATTTAACACCTTGATTGTAATTCATTATGGCAACATGCAACGAGTATTTAAAATTATTAGCTTTTCCAGATGATGTAGCGACAACATCTCCTTGCTCCAAATCACTATCAATAGAGATTAATACACTACTCATCTCATTTTGCAATTCAATGCCACAGTGTCTTTTAAAAGCCATAGAAACACCACTACCAAGTATTAACTTCGTATTTGAAGCATTGACAATAAAGTCTGCTTCTTCATTTAGTAAATTTCCTTGTTTTACAACTATTGAATATGGCATACTAGATCTCTACTTTATAATGTGTTGGTACATCAATCTAAGCATCATTTATATAATCATTAAATATATTCTTTCTGACAATACCATTCCTATCCATTTGTTGCAATGCAATAATTCTAAGCTTAGTATTTATCAATGGATATATGTATTTAATAATAAATTCATTATCGAGCAAGTCAATATAATCAATACATAATGTTTCATATTTGGAAATACTTACACTTTTAAATATCTCAATATCATCTATAACTATTATTTCTTTAGATAATCCTCGATTTAGTAATTGCTCCTTAGAATTTTCTTGAGTTAAGACCATTGTGCTTTTTGGATATATATTTGCATATGCTATCATCATTGCTGTTTTACCAGAGGCTGGTCTTCCTGAGAGTAATATTACATTACTTACTGTTGGGTCCATAATTAATCCTTATAATTTTTTGGTATTAGTATCATTTGGTCATTGATTTAAGGTATCTTTCATATCTATAAATCTAGCTTCAAATTTTGGGTTTTTAAGTTTTTTCATTGCTATCAATAGAACTTGTCGGCATTTTTCTTTAGAGATATTTAACTCTTTATCTCCTTTAATTTTAAGTTAAATGATATTTAGTCCTCTTGACATCTTTATGTCTCCTTATGACAAACTTTGTATTTTATAATGCGCATCATATTGATATTTAAATTAAATGCTTTTACTATTAATTTTTTAGCTTTATCTGAAGTAATGATGTCGTTATTTGAATATACAATATGCTGTGTATTTTTAACATCATAAACAACTCTACCCCTTGGAATATCTTCATACTCATAAAGATAAAATTCTTTGTTTTGTGCGGATATTTCATCCTATACTTGATAGTGTGAGAAGTTGCTGTCAATAAAACAATTTATTTCTTTTACTTCATCGGATTTAATAGATTTTAAATATATTTGAGATTTGTGTATCCCAAATACTTCAATCATAATTATTCCTATAACTAAATTTCTTCAATTCTGGCAATAAAGGATACAAAAGGATAAATACGATTTCCGTTTATAAATTCATGCTTATATACTACAGGGTCAATGAACTTCATTGTTCCTATAAAATTTGCTCTATATTTTTCAGCATTATAGCACTCATATTCTTGAAATAATTTATTTACATAGTCATGTGCCTTCATATCTAAAATACTATGTTTTTTATCGCTAAATAAGTATGTAGGCATAATCATCAAAGCTATCTTAAAAACATTAAATTCTT is a window from the Sulfurimonas hydrogeniphila genome containing:
- a CDS encoding IS256 family transposase; this encodes MDILNKEELRRQIKEGKEISLDGILDDFKTLLRETIQTATEVELDDHLGYEKHQKSDNFNYRNGTNKKTLKSKYGDVDVAIPRDRDGSFEPQLVKKRETLLNGSEDLILSLYTKGMSVRDIQHHLDDLYGYQLSEQTISNITDTIIEKAKEWQNRPLEPIYPIVFMDATVLKIRVERVVKNIAAYIMLGVTLEGKKEILGIWIGENETSKYWLSLLNELKNRGVDDVLIFAIDGLNGFNEAIEAVYPKAEIQRCIVHQIRSSLRYVSWKDRKAVAADLKMIYTATTEEDAQEALLEFNDIWGNKYPHITQSWTNHWNELATFFKYPKPIRKLIYTTNPIESLNSSIKRRTKSKGSFPTIDAAFKVLYLSTQEVQEKWNRNGLRNWSEIYPQLCIFFSEIMEKYTR
- a CDS encoding macro domain-containing protein, whose translation is MPYSIVVKQGNLLNEEADFIVNASNTKLILGSGVSMAFKRHCGIELQNEMSSVLISIDSDLEQGDVVATSSGKANNFKYSLHVAIMNYNQGVKYNKKNPTIEIIKKALQNIENYLLWYAKNKSNSMKLVLPLMGCGVGGLDKTDVIKLYKNFFYRDVAFECEVIIYGYNIEDYKKICKIMRIEDNGI
- a CDS encoding helix-turn-helix domain-containing protein, which translates into the protein MNISDKISFIRKQLNLNQKDFAKLLDVTQAAISRYEKGDRKPDFAFLETLIKTLNINPMWLFLDYPDMYTSIELLFISQENLDLLKDINAALTQKELNEKLTEILIEEILSKFETSDEEKSPIYKFLEALKLEGHIPVRPFLFLYYIFQFILQDQNKALIKSYRKYLLDIIFSFKTLSWNNNPVFTQRIKNEISAKFELELSEEECKALVENANITLKKLEGKMPASMIKYHRNIKLKALFPSKFKTK
- a CDS encoding DnaB-like helicase C-terminal domain-containing protein, giving the protein MDPTVSNVILLSGRPASGKTAMMIAYANIYPKSTMVLTQENSKEQLLNRGLSKEIIVIDDIEIFKSVSISKYETLCIDYIDLLDNEFIIKYIYPLINTKLRIIALQQMDRNGIVRKNIFNDYINDA